From one Nilaparvata lugens isolate BPH chromosome 2, ASM1435652v1, whole genome shotgun sequence genomic stretch:
- the LOC120349959 gene encoding uncharacterized protein LOC120349959 isoform X2, with product MATERRFDVNKPDDIAQIHQLLLDGCSLSDDEHFQDDDPQSPAPGPSNLVPEVLEEDHDTDAEEEIEEREENSDTSQSDSEASTDCDDDELVFVCHHKKGKKAFAPRTDFG from the exons ATGGCAACGGAGAGACGATTTGATGTGAATAAACCTGATGACATCGCCCAAATTCATCAACTTCTTCTTGATGGCTGCAGCCTAAGTGATGATGAACACTTTCAAGATGATGACCCTCAATCTCCAGCTCCAGGGCCCTCAAACCTTGTTCCTGAAGTTCTTGAAGAGGATCATGACACTGATGCAGAAGAAGAGATTGAAGAACGGGAAGAGAACTCAGATACAAGTCAAAGTGATTCGGAAGCATCGACTGACTGTGATGATGACGAGCTTGTTTTTGTTTGTCACCATAAGAAGGGAAAAAAG GCTTTTGCACCGAGAACTGACTTTGGCTGA
- the LOC120349959 gene encoding uncharacterized protein LOC120349959 isoform X1 has translation MATERRFDVNKPDDIAQIHQLLLDGCSLSDDEHFQDDDPQSPAPGPSNLVPEVLEEDHDTDAEEEIEEREENSDTSQSDSEASTDCDDDELVFVCHHKKGKKVIDSISWKKIPLPSKKRGTHNLLRRLPGPIGQGKGTKTFFESWACLFDDSMLEMIVVFTNQYIEVIQPNYSRPRDAKKTNKTEIKAFIGLLYIAGIHKSGKLNLADLWASDGFGIEIFRLTMGINRFRFLLMAVRFDDRQTRAERKEQDRLAPIRDIFEKFVKNCQVCYHVGEDVTIDEKLEGFRGRCNFIQYIPSKPAKYGIKIFATVSDSGVFYTCNMEIYAGKQPEGPFQASNKPVDVVQRMVTPLRNSGRNITADNWFSDTTLLHTLSRNYGLSYVGTLKKNKWQIPKEMKDLKNREAYSSMFAFSKNGTMVSYVPQNKKNKKNVLLISSMHMDGVIDEESGDKKKPEMITYYNHHKIGVDMVDKMSGAYNAL, from the coding sequence ATGGCAACGGAGAGACGATTTGATGTGAATAAACCTGATGACATCGCCCAAATTCATCAACTTCTTCTTGATGGCTGCAGCCTAAGTGATGATGAACACTTTCAAGATGATGACCCTCAATCTCCAGCTCCAGGGCCCTCAAACCTTGTTCCTGAAGTTCTTGAAGAGGATCATGACACTGATGCAGAAGAAGAGATTGAAGAACGGGAAGAGAACTCAGATACAAGTCAAAGTGATTCGGAAGCATCGACTGACTGTGATGATGACGAGCTTGTTTTTGTTTGTCACCATAAGAAGGGAAAAAAGgtaattgattcaatttcatggaaaaaaatTCCCTTGCCCAGTAAGAAGAGAGGGACCCACAATCTACTGAGAAGACTCCCTGGCCCAATTGGTCAAGGAAAGGGCACAAAAACTTTTTTTGAATCGTGGGCTTGCTTGTTTGATGACAGCATGCTGGAAATGATTGTTGTTTTCACTAACCAATATATCGAGGTCATCCAACCCAATTATTCACGACCTAGAGATGCTAAGAAGACGAACAAAACAGAgatcaaagcatttattggcTTACTCTACATAGCTGGGATACATAAGTCCGGGAAGCTGAACCTGGCAGACTTATGGGCCAGTGATGGTTTTGGAATTGAGATATTTCGCCTCACCATGGGCATCAACAGATTCCGTTTCCTACTCATGGCTGTAAGATTCGATGACAGGCAAACCAGAGCAGAGCGAAAAGAACAAGATCGACTTGCCCCAATCAGAGACATCTTTGAAAAATTCGTCAAGAACTGTCAAGTGTGTTATCATGTAGGAGAAGATGTCACCATTGACGAGAAACTGGAGGGCTTCAGGGGAAGATGCAACTTCATTCAATACATTCCCTCTAAGCCTGCAAAATATGGCATCAAAATTTTTGCAACTGTTTCTGATTCTGGAGTTTTCTATACCTGTAATATGGAAATCTATGCAGGCAAGCAACCTGAGGGCCCATTCCAAGCCAGCAATAAACCTGTGGATGTCGTTCAACGCATGGTTACCCCCCTCCGTAACTCAGGTCGTAATATCACTGCCGACAATTGGTTCAGCGACACTACTCTCCTTCACACTCTGTCGAGAAATTATGGGCTATCGTATGTGGGGACTCTAAAAAAGAACAAATGGCAAATCCCGAAAGAGATGaaagatttgaaaaatagagAAGCATACTCAAGTATGTTTGCATTCAGTAAAAATGGAACTATGGTGTCATATGTACCacaaaataagaaaaacaaaaagaaTGTGCTTTTGATATCTAGTATGCATATGGATGGAGtaattgatgaagaaagtggagatAAAAAGAAACCTGAGATGATTACATATTATAATCACCATAAAATTGGTGTGGACATGGTGGATAAAATGTCCGGTGCCTACAATGCTTTGTAA
- the LOC111043323 gene encoding N(6)-adenine-specific methyltransferase METTL4 isoform X2, translating to MSDKMNNIFSNNFESCEKEDNNLSARLVSKSHFETIGKNTSTFSGRNENDFSIVVEIFNEKYLIPAKSKFYCCNVFDLRSKLHDDAKFDVIVLDPPWWNKYIRRKRKKVEKEGYKMMFNDDISKIPVGDLLQNNGLVAMWCTNSANHLKSVKEEIFPSWGISYLSSWFWVKVTRGGETVCQFSQPSKKQPYERIVFGSVADRHQSLPSPEDNKLIISVPSAVHSHKPPLVDVLSNYLPVSPVCLELFARYLLPSWTSCGDQVLSLQSLNLYEAC from the exons ATGTCAgacaaaatgaataatatatttagtaataattttgaaagctgTGAAAAAGAAGATAACAATTTGTCAGCTAGATTGGTGAGTAAATCTCATTTCGAAACTATTGGAAAGAACACTTCTACTTTCAGTGGCCGAAACGAAAATGACTTTTCAATTGTGGTcgaaattttcaatgaaaaatatctcATTCCTGCAAAATCAAAGTTCTACTGCTGTAATGTATTTGATTTGAGAAGCAAATTGCATGATGATGCAAAGTTTGACGTCATAGTATTGGATCCTCCTTGGTGGAATAAATACATTAGAAGGAAGcggaaaaaagttgaaaaagaagG GTACAAAATGATGTTCAAtgatgatatttcaaaaattccaGTAGGTGACTTATTACAAAATAATGGGCTAGTGGCAATGTGGTGTACCAACTCGGCCAATCATTTGAAATCAGtaaaagaagaaatatttccTTCTTGGGGAATCAGTTACTTGTCTTCTTGGTTCTGGGTCAAA gTAACAAGAGGTGGTGAAACAGTGTGCCAGTTCTCTCAACCCTCCAAAAAGCAGCCCTATGAAAGGATAGTATTTGGCAGTGTAGCCGATCGCCATCAATCACTTCCTTCCCCTGaagataataaattgattataagTGTACCAAGTGCTGTCCATTCACACAAGCCTCCATTAGTCG ACGTATTGAGTAACTACTTACCAGTCTCACCTGTGTGCCTGGAGCTGTTTGCAAGATATCTACTTCCAAGTTGGACGAGCTGTGGAGATCAGGTTCTTAGCCTTCAGAGCTTGAATCTTTATGAAGCTTGCTAG
- the LOC111043323 gene encoding N(6)-adenine-specific methyltransferase METTL4 isoform X1, with the protein MVCKYTFKSDLFKIMEPFASLEYKPGRKRKFNNEGNYSEEIQLVKEKFESIMSDKMNNIFSNNFESCEKEDNNLSARLVSKSHFETIGKNTSTFSGRNENDFSIVVEIFNEKYLIPAKSKFYCCNVFDLRSKLHDDAKFDVIVLDPPWWNKYIRRKRKKVEKEGYKMMFNDDISKIPVGDLLQNNGLVAMWCTNSANHLKSVKEEIFPSWGISYLSSWFWVKVTRGGETVCQFSQPSKKQPYERIVFGSVADRHQSLPSPEDNKLIISVPSAVHSHKPPLVDVLSNYLPVSPVCLELFARYLLPSWTSCGDQVLSLQSLNLYEAC; encoded by the exons ATGGTGTGCAAATATACATTCAAAAGTGATTTATTCAAAATCATGGAACCATTCGCCAGTTTGGAATACAAACCTGGCAGGAAAAGAAAGTTTAATAACGAAGGAAACTATTCTGAAGAG ATCCAACTAGTAAAGGAAAAATTTGAGTCAATCATGTCAgacaaaatgaataatatatttagtaataattttgaaagctgTGAAAAAGAAGATAACAATTTGTCAGCTAGATTGGTGAGTAAATCTCATTTCGAAACTATTGGAAAGAACACTTCTACTTTCAGTGGCCGAAACGAAAATGACTTTTCAATTGTGGTcgaaattttcaatgaaaaatatctcATTCCTGCAAAATCAAAGTTCTACTGCTGTAATGTATTTGATTTGAGAAGCAAATTGCATGATGATGCAAAGTTTGACGTCATAGTATTGGATCCTCCTTGGTGGAATAAATACATTAGAAGGAAGcggaaaaaagttgaaaaagaagG GTACAAAATGATGTTCAAtgatgatatttcaaaaattccaGTAGGTGACTTATTACAAAATAATGGGCTAGTGGCAATGTGGTGTACCAACTCGGCCAATCATTTGAAATCAGtaaaagaagaaatatttccTTCTTGGGGAATCAGTTACTTGTCTTCTTGGTTCTGGGTCAAA gTAACAAGAGGTGGTGAAACAGTGTGCCAGTTCTCTCAACCCTCCAAAAAGCAGCCCTATGAAAGGATAGTATTTGGCAGTGTAGCCGATCGCCATCAATCACTTCCTTCCCCTGaagataataaattgattataagTGTACCAAGTGCTGTCCATTCACACAAGCCTCCATTAGTCG ACGTATTGAGTAACTACTTACCAGTCTCACCTGTGTGCCTGGAGCTGTTTGCAAGATATCTACTTCCAAGTTGGACGAGCTGTGGAGATCAGGTTCTTAGCCTTCAGAGCTTGAATCTTTATGAAGCTTGCTAG